From Acinonyx jubatus isolate Ajub_Pintada_27869175 chromosome B2, VMU_Ajub_asm_v1.0, whole genome shotgun sequence, a single genomic window includes:
- the PSMG4 gene encoding proteasome assembly chaperone 4 isoform X2 — MDGPPAAAGGDVSLHNFSARLWEQLVHFHVMRLTDSLFLWVGATPHLRNLAVAMCNRYLCDITYSRGLTDLAVDTDARPSSSWIPSPCLPPSSETLLIRPPLALPSA; from the exons ATGGACGGGCCGCCGGCCGCCGCTGGCGGGGACGTCTCCCTGCACAACTTCAGCGCGAGGCTGTGGGAGCAGCTCGTCCACTTCCACGTCATGCGGCTGACGGACTCGCTTTTCCTGTGGGTGGGGGCCACGCCTCACCTGCGCAACCTCGCGGTGGCCATGTGCAATCGCTAC ctctgtgacatCACATACAGTAGAGGGTTAACCGACCTGGCTGTTGACACAGATGCCAGACCTTCCTCCTCTTG gatTCCATCCCCGTGTCTACCTCCCTCCTCGGAGACACTTCTGATACGACCTCCTCTGGCCTTGCCCAGCGCTTAG
- the PSMG4 gene encoding proteasome assembly chaperone 4 isoform X1, which translates to MDGPPAAAGGDVSLHNFSARLWEQLVHFHVMRLTDSLFLWVGATPHLRNLAVAMCNRYDSIPVSTSLLGDTSDTTSSGLAQRLARKTNKQVFVSYNLQNTDSNFALLVENRIKEEMEAFPEKF; encoded by the exons ATGGACGGGCCGCCGGCCGCCGCTGGCGGGGACGTCTCCCTGCACAACTTCAGCGCGAGGCTGTGGGAGCAGCTCGTCCACTTCCACGTCATGCGGCTGACGGACTCGCTTTTCCTGTGGGTGGGGGCCACGCCTCACCTGCGCAACCTCGCGGTGGCCATGTGCAATCGCTAC gatTCCATCCCCGTGTCTACCTCCCTCCTCGGAGACACTTCTGATACGACCTCCTCTGGCCTTGCCCAGCGCTTAG ccAGGAAGACCAACAAACAAGTGTTTGTCAGCTATAACCTTCAAAACACGGACAGTAACTTCGCATTACTTGTAGAAAACAGGATcaaggaagaaatggaggcttTTCCGGAAAAGTTCTAG